The following nucleotide sequence is from Novipirellula galeiformis.
GATTCCTCGTTCCTCAATTGTTACCAATAAGTAAGTAGGTAACCCAAAAGTGCTTGGTTTTCAGCCACAGGACCGCGTCTAGAATTCAACCGTCTCGCAACCGCAGAGACTTGTTCGTTACGATCCAAGATTAACATAAAGGAAGTCAGATGAAATCCAAGGCGCAGTTTTACCATGCGGGTTGCCCCGTTTGCATCAGTGCCGAAAAATCCGTCGCCCAGTCGCTCGATCCCGCTCGCTTTGACGTCGAGATCGTGCACTTGGGGGAACAGGGGCAACGCGTCGGCGAGGCCGAACAGCGGGGCGTCCAATCCGTGCCCGCTTTGGTGCTGGACGGCCAGGTGTTCCACATCAATCACGGCGCCGACCTGGCGGCGCTAAAGTAACACGCCGCGGCGTTTCGGACGGTATCCGTCCTACTGTCGCCAGACGGTAGGACTTTGCTCGCCTGTCACGCTCTGGCGAGCCAAGCGATGTGTGGAAATAGGATCACGAGCGAATCGCGTTGTCGGTGGCGATTTAGCTGTCCTCGGTGCTGTGAGTTTCAAACCAGCGAAACACCCTAACGTCGCGGTTCACTTTTTAATCGTTCATCATCGATCACAACGCGTCATCGATCACAACGCGTCACCATCCACGCTCTCACCGTGACCGGTTGTGCAAAGAGTAGATGGGGTTCATCGGTGAGAGGAAATCCACAGGGCTCCGTCATTGTGTTATGCCGCTGTGTCCACGTCGCTGGCGAAAGCCTCCAGGGCGGATGATCGATTTCGCCTCGACACAAGCGACCTTTTCGATCGGCACTGTATAGGCAGTAACGAGCGGTCAACCAGTACTCCAACGTTCCCGGTGCGGCGTAAAATGGTTCACCCGTTGCTTGGTAGCTTGCCGCAAACGCGGCGGAGGGTTCACCGCGATGCGTTCGCTCACTTCGGTATTCAATCGCCCCCGATTCGTCTTGGACGAGCGACATCTTCGCGTCCATGTACGGCAAATTGAACGTCGCCCGCGCAACACGAACCGCGACCCGGCTTTCCGCATCGAGCGAGAAGAACCAAACCCCCGGCTTTCCATCGACAATGACATAAGTGCGCACATTCAGTTCTAGAAAGCGACTCAGCCGTGGCAATGGCTGACAGCACCTTGGAGAGACATTCGACATCAAGAATGGAACGACACCAACCCAGGCTTGCCCTTGATGCGTATCCAGCGTCATTCCTGCGGGGAGCAGTCTAGCAACGCGTTCCGGATCGACCGGCCAATGAGCGAACAATAACTCGGACCAAGTCATGCGCATGGCCCAAGGAAAACTAGGCAACGACCAAGTGCGATCCGTTTTTGCGTTCATGTCAATCTCTCGATCCCCGTTCATGCGGTGGGAGTTAAAACCCCAATGACTCCATCGGCCAATCGCATTGATACTACATCGCGACCGGCTTTTGGGGCGAGCTCAACGACGTTCGAACAATTCTGACCGGAAATAGCCGATGGCGATTCTGGCTACGGGGCTGCGTTCATGGTCGTTAAGCAGGGAGGCAGGAATGATTGAGTGAAATCCCATTAGCCGCTTGGGGCGTAAGCCCCCGCTTGAACAGTGGCTAACGCCAAAACGGCTAATCTACCGAAGACTCCTGCCTGCTTAAGGGAACTCGGATTACACCCACGTCGAGTGGCAAGTTGGATTCTTTGCACGAGAACCATCCATGGCCTAGATTTTGTCATTCCTTGCGCTGCGCTCGTTCCACTGGCGGGCTCTATTGATTGAGCGGCGAGTATTTTCGAACGTGTTGCACTATTTCCCAGGACCGATGGCTTAATCGTGGACTTCTTCATTTCGCTCGTTTTCATCTGGGGCTTGATCACGCTGGTGGGCCACTATTCTTGGGTCTTGCTGGCGAAACTATACCAGTCGCTCGCCGGTGCACCGCCGGTTCCAAGGAATCGTGTCGATCGCGACGGTTTTAACGCAATATTGGATCGTTTGGTTTCTGGGGGGCAACTCAGCCGCGAAGAAGCAGCCCAACTGTGGGATAAAGCGGAACAAATTGGAGCACAGCCTGAGCCGCCGAGGGGAGCGATGCCTATCCCGCAGCCTGCGGCCATGGAACCGGATAGCGAGCCCGTTTTCTCGGCGGAACTAGTTGAAGAATCAAGTCAAGCGAACTCGCCGGTCGCGGCTCCGCACTATCCGCTTTCCGATCGCCGTGCTTGGTCCGAGGTGGTCGCGTCCTTCTTGGCGGTTCACAACATTCGTTGGGGAGAATTGGTCGCCGGGGTCATGATCGTGTTTTGCTCGATCGGGCTTGTCATGAGCTTGTGGAGCACTTTGACGACGGTCCATCGTGTGGTTCCGTCCATTGTTTTCATGACTGCGAATGCCGCGATCTTCTTAGCTGGTTTCTACACATTGGCAAAGTGGAAACTGAGGCACACCAGTCGAGCAGTGCTGTTGATCGCGACACTGTTGGTCCCACTCAGCGTGATGGCGGGACTAGCAACGACGGGGGACATTCACGCGGCAGTGTCGCTTACGGACCCAATCACCCTGATTGCAATTGTGATTGGCGTGATCGTCAATAGTGTGTTGCTGCTTGGTACAGGGCGTGCTTTATACGGCAGCGCGCGTGCACTCGCATTTGCCGTTGCGGTTGCTGGTCCCACATTGATCATCCCTTTGATACCCGCTCTGTTACGAACATTGGGCGACACGGCAGGTTATGTCATTGCGGCTGCGAGCTTCATGGTTGCTGGGGCACTGATCGGTTTCCAAAAGCCTCGCCGAGCTGGCACCCTAAATCGACGCTACCTATCGTGTGGCTCGCGACATCAGTGGTCGTTTCTTGGCGTGAGTGTTTTCTCACTGACTGCGGTCGTGCTTGCGTTTGCCTACATCGGGCGTGATCAGGGCTCGCCGCTTTGGAATTCGCTTCTTATTGGCTGCCTTCCCGCGCTCGCAGCATGGGCCATCGGTACACATTGGACCAAGCTCAAGTCGACGTTGCCGTCGCACCAGTTTGTGGGTCAAGTGATCTGCATTTTAAGTTGCAGCTTGATCTTTGTTGCATTACCAGTGCTGGCGTCGGGCTTCGTTTCGTTGTGGTTGTGGGCAATCGTTTCGACGTCGTCTTTTGTTGGATTGTGGAGTGTCTATCGTCGTCCGCCTTGGTTGGCGATCGCCAGCGTGCCAGTGGGAATTGCGGCCGCGCTCAGTAGTACGAGCTGGATGCGACAAGTTCCCTGGGAATCGGTTCCCTGGACGCATCGAATCTTGGGTGGCGAACCCATGATCTCGGGACTCGTGTTGGCCGCGATCACGATCGGCTTAGCAAAGTGGAAACGAGGAACCGCAGAGGAACGATCGTTGTTGGCAGTCGCTGCGACCTGGTTTGGACTGACCGCGTTCAATGCGACCGTGCTTGCGTTCGCGGGAGAAGATTGGTTCGGTATCGTTCCCCGTTTTC
It contains:
- a CDS encoding thioredoxin family protein; the protein is MKSKAQFYHAGCPVCISAEKSVAQSLDPARFDVEIVHLGEQGQRVGEAEQRGVQSVPALVLDGQVFHINHGADLAALK
- a CDS encoding YqjF family protein, with product MNAKTDRTWSLPSFPWAMRMTWSELLFAHWPVDPERVARLLPAGMTLDTHQGQAWVGVVPFLMSNVSPRCCQPLPRLSRFLELNVRTYVIVDGKPGVWFFSLDAESRVAVRVARATFNLPYMDAKMSLVQDESGAIEYRSERTHRGEPSAAFAASYQATGEPFYAAPGTLEYWLTARYCLYSADRKGRLCRGEIDHPPWRLSPATWTQRHNTMTEPCGFPLTDEPHLLFAQPVTVRAWMVTRCDR